The Actinopolyspora erythraea genome has a segment encoding these proteins:
- a CDS encoding ABC transporter permease yields the protein MTEQSRTDTVSAPESRLTADAAPRTRIARARFSGVNQRQILGLLAVLAILVVVGSTTTDNFFEVSNLMLLLSQASIIGVLSVGMTFVIISGGIDLSVGAIIALASVWATTGATQDFGLWGMLFTAVVVAAACGLINGVLIAYGGLVSLIVTIAGLASYRGMATLISGGQPQVVQVDGFGAIATTELLGIPLLVYMFAATVLVGWLLLNRTTFGRHVFAVGGNAEAARLAGIDVRRIRTTVFVLSGLCCAIAAIMLTARTATGASTHGNLYELDAIAAVILGGTLLSGGRGTLIGSVLGVVVFTTVNNIFVLNNLSTPIQQIAKGVIIVIAVLLQRRANRASAT from the coding sequence GTGACGGAGCAATCGCGCACCGACACGGTGTCCGCGCCGGAATCACGGTTGACCGCGGACGCGGCACCGAGGACACGAATCGCTCGCGCGAGATTCTCGGGCGTCAACCAGCGACAGATTCTCGGATTGCTGGCGGTACTGGCGATTCTGGTGGTGGTGGGAAGTACCACCACGGACAACTTTTTCGAAGTCTCCAACCTGATGCTGCTGCTGAGTCAGGCCTCGATCATCGGGGTCCTCTCGGTCGGGATGACCTTCGTGATCATCAGCGGGGGAATCGACCTCTCGGTGGGGGCGATCATCGCCCTCGCCTCGGTGTGGGCCACGACGGGAGCCACCCAGGACTTCGGCCTGTGGGGAATGCTGTTCACCGCCGTGGTCGTGGCGGCGGCCTGCGGACTCATCAACGGTGTGTTGATCGCCTACGGCGGTCTCGTCTCCCTGATAGTGACGATCGCCGGCCTGGCCAGTTACCGGGGGATGGCCACCCTCATATCGGGGGGACAGCCACAGGTAGTACAGGTCGACGGATTCGGCGCCATCGCCACGACCGAGCTGTTGGGCATCCCGCTGCTGGTCTACATGTTCGCCGCGACGGTGCTCGTGGGCTGGTTGCTGCTGAACCGGACGACGTTCGGCAGGCACGTCTTCGCCGTGGGCGGCAACGCGGAGGCCGCCAGGCTCGCGGGCATCGACGTGCGTCGGATTCGCACGACCGTGTTCGTACTGTCCGGGTTGTGCTGCGCGATCGCGGCGATCATGCTCACCGCCCGGACCGCCACCGGCGCCAGCACCCACGGCAACCTCTACGAGCTCGACGCCATCGCCGCGGTGATCCTCGGCGGCACGCTGCTCTCGGGCGGCAGGGGGACCCTGATCGGTTCGGTCCTGGGGGTCGTCGTGTTCACCACGGTCAACAACATCTTCGTGCTGAACAACCTGTCCACTCCGATCCAGCAGATCGCCAAGGGCGTGATCATCGTGATCGCCGTACTGCTGCAACGCCGCGCGAACAGGGCTTCGGCCACTTGA
- a CDS encoding ThuA domain-containing protein — protein sequence MIAFGAPAAARSGDSSSDANSTESAPEVTPNHQEFDVLVFSKTAGYRHGSIPAGIEAVKQLGDEHHFGVTATEDATAFTYENLQQYEAVVWLSTTGDVLNSEQQAAFEKYINNGGGYAGVHAAADTEYDWQFYGDLVGAYFDSHPAVQEATVNVTDPEHPSTSSLPEEWTRTDEWYNYSPNPRENVHVLSTLDESTYDGGSMGEDHPISWCQPYQGGRSWYTGMGHTTESYSDQNFLDHLAGGIRTAAGAVSADCGGSASAGTLNQVTLAKTADEVGEPMGMAVLPNGDVLHSERQGRVYYTTAAGDTKVAADVPVYTHDEEGLQSLAVDPDFERNRWVYLYYAPPLNTPSGDAPASAEDPATFEEWQGYNQLSRFKLTQDGTLDTSSEQQIMRVDATRGMCCHVGGDIAFGPEGSLYLSTGDDSNPFQSSGYTPIDERTNRNPAFDAQRTSGNTNDLRGKVLRIDVASDGSYTVPQGNMFAGDDSDKTRGEIYAMGFRNPYRISVDQGTGTVYVGNYGPDAATADPQRGPAGIVEYERVTEPGFHGWPYCVGDNKAYHDYDFATGNSSGEYDCANPVNDSPNNDGLTQLPAAEPAWLPYNDDSVPELGSGSESPMGGPVYRYDADNPSTTKLPASYDGEFFAYEWGRGWIKTITPDADGQPSRIEDFFPSMTLTRPMDIEFGPGGSLYVLDYGSGYFGGAEDSALYRIDYTRDGRAPTAQVSAEPTNGQAPLEVDFSSQGSSDPDEGDSLSYAWDFDGDGQTDSTEADPTHTYTSEGEYTATLTVTDQTGKTGTASETVVVGNTAPQVSFQRPAAGKVFEFGDTINYEVSVTDPDGTAVDCSKVHVEYILGHSTGNDSHGHPLSESEGCGGTIETSNTDGHQGADIYGVLNASYTDTSPSEQAPNLTGSAEIIMQPAGKEAEFFDDSSGVQVVEDSTGADAGARVGHIQSGDWISFTPYNLGGIQSASFRVSSGGPGGTIEVRSGSPDGPVVATADVSNTGGWGSYTEVGPVPVTDPGDSDELFLVFTGSGLGGLFDVDSMHLNRTGTTPSCEAVQPEQGYTSLFDGTAASMNGWKQAGPGEFEHTAECVLRSTGGMGLYWFGDREFEAPYSLKLDWKLSDQDNSGVFVGFPDPGDDPWDAVNRGEEIQIDPTDEPRNQTGAIYDEKAPDQEKRDAALNPAGEWNTYEIVVTEQSITVHLNGERITHWADDDQNVDLSNGHIGLQNHGDDDTVFFRNVRIDENIDVTAPKVSAVPDPAEPNGDPHGGYAGTYNTPVAVTLEASDSGSGVESVEYRVDGGDWTAYAEPVTVEAAGEHTVRYRATDVAGNTSQVSTFTFEVRPDSCRGSDLRETVVIGSEDTGVTNRDSGNGCTINDLIEERAGYGNHGEFVSHVDRVTDELIAGGVIPKSDKGRIMSAAGRSDIGK from the coding sequence ATGATCGCGTTCGGCGCGCCGGCCGCCGCCCGGTCGGGCGATTCGTCCTCGGACGCGAACAGCACCGAGTCCGCACCGGAGGTGACTCCGAACCACCAGGAGTTCGACGTCCTGGTGTTCTCCAAGACCGCCGGTTACCGGCACGGTTCCATCCCGGCCGGAATCGAGGCCGTGAAACAGCTCGGCGACGAGCACCACTTCGGAGTGACCGCGACCGAGGACGCCACGGCGTTCACCTACGAGAACCTCCAGCAGTACGAGGCGGTAGTGTGGCTGTCCACCACCGGCGACGTGCTCAACTCCGAACAACAGGCGGCCTTCGAGAAGTACATCAACAACGGTGGTGGCTACGCCGGGGTGCACGCCGCTGCCGACACGGAGTACGACTGGCAGTTCTACGGCGACCTCGTCGGGGCCTACTTCGACTCGCACCCCGCCGTCCAGGAAGCCACCGTCAACGTCACCGACCCGGAGCACCCTTCGACGTCCTCACTGCCGGAGGAGTGGACTCGTACCGACGAGTGGTACAACTACTCGCCCAACCCGCGTGAGAACGTGCACGTGCTCAGCACGCTGGACGAGTCCACCTACGACGGCGGCTCGATGGGCGAGGATCACCCGATCAGTTGGTGCCAGCCCTATCAGGGCGGCCGTTCCTGGTACACGGGTATGGGACACACCACCGAGTCCTACTCTGACCAGAATTTCCTGGACCACCTCGCGGGTGGTATTCGCACCGCGGCGGGCGCGGTCTCGGCCGACTGCGGTGGTTCCGCCTCGGCGGGCACCCTCAACCAGGTGACGCTGGCCAAGACCGCCGACGAGGTCGGCGAGCCCATGGGCATGGCGGTACTGCCCAACGGCGACGTGCTGCACAGCGAGCGCCAGGGCAGGGTGTACTACACCACCGCGGCCGGCGACACCAAAGTAGCCGCCGACGTGCCGGTCTACACCCACGACGAGGAGGGGCTGCAGTCGCTGGCGGTAGACCCGGACTTCGAGCGGAACAGGTGGGTCTACCTCTACTACGCGCCCCCGCTGAACACCCCCTCGGGAGACGCGCCCGCCAGCGCCGAGGACCCGGCGACGTTCGAGGAGTGGCAGGGTTACAACCAACTGTCACGCTTCAAACTCACCCAGGACGGGACCCTCGACACGAGCAGCGAGCAGCAGATCATGCGGGTGGACGCCACCCGTGGCATGTGCTGCCACGTGGGCGGTGACATCGCCTTCGGTCCCGAGGGGTCGCTGTACCTGTCCACCGGTGACGACTCGAACCCCTTCCAGTCGAGCGGATACACCCCGATCGACGAACGCACCAACCGCAACCCCGCCTTCGACGCGCAGCGCACTTCGGGCAACACCAACGATCTGCGCGGCAAGGTCCTACGCATCGACGTGGCCTCCGACGGTTCTTACACGGTCCCGCAGGGCAACATGTTCGCGGGCGACGACAGTGACAAGACCCGCGGCGAGATCTACGCGATGGGCTTCCGCAACCCCTACCGGATCTCGGTCGACCAGGGGACCGGCACGGTCTACGTGGGCAACTACGGTCCCGACGCCGCCACGGCCGATCCGCAGCGCGGCCCGGCGGGCATCGTGGAGTACGAGCGCGTCACCGAACCCGGCTTCCACGGCTGGCCGTACTGCGTCGGCGACAACAAGGCCTACCACGACTACGATTTCGCCACCGGCAACTCCAGCGGCGAGTACGACTGCGCCAACCCGGTCAACGACTCGCCCAACAACGACGGGCTCACTCAGCTGCCGGCGGCGGAACCCGCGTGGCTGCCCTACAACGACGACTCGGTTCCCGAACTCGGTTCGGGCAGCGAATCGCCCATGGGCGGCCCCGTCTACCGCTACGACGCCGACAACCCCTCGACGACGAAACTGCCCGCCTCCTACGACGGCGAGTTCTTCGCCTACGAGTGGGGACGCGGCTGGATCAAGACGATCACACCGGACGCGGACGGTCAGCCGTCGCGGATCGAGGACTTCTTCCCCTCGATGACGCTCACCCGTCCGATGGACATCGAGTTCGGTCCCGGCGGTTCGCTGTACGTGCTCGACTACGGCAGCGGATACTTCGGCGGCGCCGAGGACTCGGCACTGTACCGGATCGACTACACCCGCGACGGCCGGGCCCCCACGGCACAGGTCTCGGCCGAGCCGACGAACGGCCAGGCCCCGCTGGAGGTCGACTTCTCCTCGCAGGGCTCCTCGGATCCGGACGAGGGCGACTCGCTGAGCTACGCGTGGGACTTCGACGGCGACGGGCAGACCGACAGCACCGAAGCCGACCCCACGCACACCTACACCTCGGAGGGCGAGTACACCGCCACCCTGACCGTCACCGACCAGACCGGAAAGACCGGCACGGCCAGTGAAACCGTGGTGGTGGGCAACACCGCTCCCCAGGTGTCGTTCCAGCGGCCGGCCGCGGGCAAGGTCTTCGAGTTCGGGGACACGATCAACTACGAGGTCTCGGTCACCGATCCGGACGGCACGGCGGTCGACTGCTCGAAGGTACACGTGGAATACATCCTGGGCCACTCCACGGGCAACGACTCCCACGGGCACCCGCTGAGCGAGTCCGAGGGGTGCGGCGGCACCATCGAGACCTCCAACACCGACGGTCACCAGGGAGCCGACATATACGGTGTGCTCAACGCGAGCTACACCGACACCTCCCCGAGTGAACAGGCCCCGAACCTGACGGGCTCCGCGGAGATCATCATGCAGCCCGCGGGCAAGGAGGCCGAGTTCTTCGACGACAGCAGCGGGGTGCAGGTCGTGGAGGACAGTACCGGAGCCGATGCGGGGGCCAGGGTCGGACACATCCAGTCGGGTGACTGGATCTCGTTCACCCCGTACAACCTCGGTGGGATCCAGTCGGCCAGCTTCCGCGTCTCCTCGGGCGGTCCGGGCGGCACGATCGAGGTGCGCTCCGGATCCCCCGACGGCCCCGTGGTGGCCACCGCCGACGTGTCCAACACTGGCGGCTGGGGCAGCTACACCGAGGTGGGCCCCGTCCCGGTGACCGATCCGGGCGATTCGGACGAGCTGTTCCTGGTGTTCACGGGCAGCGGTTTGGGCGGCCTGTTCGACGTGGACTCGATGCACCTCAACCGCACGGGAACCACGCCCTCCTGCGAGGCGGTACAGCCCGAGCAGGGCTACACCAGCCTGTTCGACGGCACCGCGGCCAGCATGAACGGCTGGAAGCAGGCGGGCCCCGGGGAGTTCGAGCACACCGCGGAGTGCGTGCTGCGCTCCACCGGTGGCATGGGGCTGTACTGGTTCGGTGACCGGGAGTTCGAGGCGCCCTACTCGCTGAAGCTGGACTGGAAGCTCTCCGACCAGGACAACTCCGGGGTGTTCGTGGGCTTCCCCGATCCGGGCGACGACCCGTGGGACGCGGTCAACAGGGGTGAGGAGATCCAGATAGACCCCACCGACGAGCCGAGGAACCAGACCGGGGCGATCTACGACGAGAAAGCTCCCGACCAGGAAAAACGCGACGCCGCGTTGAATCCGGCCGGCGAGTGGAACACCTACGAGATCGTCGTGACCGAACAGTCGATCACGGTCCACCTCAACGGTGAGCGGATCACCCACTGGGCTGATGACGACCAGAACGTGGACCTGAGCAACGGCCACATAGGTCTGCAGAACCACGGTGACGACGACACGGTGTTCTTCCGCAACGTCCGCATCGACGAGAACATCGACGTGACCGCACCGAAGGTTTCGGCCGTACCGGATCCCGCCGAACCCAACGGGGACCCGCACGGCGGGTACGCGGGTACCTACAACACCCCCGTGGCGGTAACGCTGGAGGCCTCGGACTCCGGTTCCGGGGTGGAAAGCGTGGAGTACCGCGTGGACGGCGGTGACTGGACCGCGTACGCGGAACCGGTGACCGTCGAGGCCGCTGGCGAGCACACCGTGCGCTACCGCGCCACGGACGTGGCGGGGAACACCTCACAGGTGAGCACGTTCACCTTCGAGGTCAGACCCGACTCCTGCCGTGGATCGGACCTGCGCGAGACCGTGGTGATCGGTTCCGAGGACACCGGCGTCACCAACCGGGACTCCGGGAACGGCTGCACGATCAACGACCTGATCGAGGAGCGGGCCGGATACGGCAACCACGGCGAGTTCGTGTCGCACGTGGATCGCGTGACCGACGAACTCATCGCCGGAGGTGTCATCCCGAAAAGTGACAAGGGCCGGATCATGAGCGCCGCCGGGCGCTCCGACATCGGCAAGTGA
- a CDS encoding inositol-3-phosphate synthase yields the protein MTTSDNEGRTGVWLVGARGSVATTAITGAAALRDRLIPTTGCVTESPELLDEGMPGFDSLVFAGHDITETPLPKRAEQLEAAGILPRGVRELVHTDLAATDQRIRRGVGSEEAGHGQLETAERLIEQLCSFRELYGLSRVVVINVAATEAHPPGRNEHTGLEELEHGLRRSDPDGGAVLPPSSLYAYAALRAGCPYADFTPSVGARLPALDELAARRGVPYAGSDGKTGETLVKSALLPMFSSRALRVHSWSGTNLLGGGDGRNLADPDNVTSKTTSKQRAAHESLGYPVDGEVHIDYVSALGEWKTAWDHISFEGFLDNRMTMQFTWQGCDSALAAPLVLDLARLLARAHERGHSGPLSQLGFFFKDPVASDEHRLVAQFETLRTFVRRLREGQ from the coding sequence TTGACGACTTCCGACAACGAGGGGCGGACCGGGGTCTGGCTCGTCGGCGCCCGGGGCTCGGTCGCCACCACCGCGATCACGGGGGCGGCGGCGTTGCGCGACCGGCTGATCCCGACCACCGGCTGTGTCACCGAGTCCCCGGAACTCCTCGACGAGGGGATGCCGGGCTTCGACAGCCTCGTGTTCGCGGGGCACGACATCACCGAGACGCCGTTGCCGAAACGTGCCGAACAACTCGAGGCGGCTGGGATACTGCCCCGAGGGGTGCGCGAGCTGGTCCACACCGACCTCGCTGCCACGGACCAGCGGATCAGGCGGGGTGTCGGTTCGGAGGAGGCCGGGCACGGCCAGCTGGAAACGGCCGAACGGCTGATCGAACAGCTGTGCTCCTTCCGGGAGCTGTACGGGCTCTCCCGCGTCGTGGTGATCAATGTGGCCGCCACCGAGGCTCACCCTCCGGGACGGAACGAGCACACCGGGCTCGAAGAGCTGGAGCACGGTCTCCGACGGTCCGATCCGGACGGCGGTGCGGTACTGCCCCCCAGCTCGCTCTACGCCTACGCGGCGCTGCGGGCCGGTTGCCCCTACGCCGACTTCACTCCCTCGGTCGGGGCCCGACTGCCGGCCTTGGACGAGTTGGCCGCACGACGCGGAGTCCCCTACGCGGGCAGCGACGGCAAAACCGGTGAGACCCTGGTCAAGTCCGCGCTGCTGCCGATGTTCTCCAGCCGTGCGCTGCGCGTTCACTCCTGGTCGGGCACCAACTTGCTCGGTGGCGGCGACGGGCGCAACCTCGCCGACCCGGACAACGTGACCAGCAAGACCACCTCGAAACAACGTGCCGCCCACGAGTCACTGGGATACCCGGTCGACGGCGAGGTGCACATCGACTACGTCTCCGCGCTGGGCGAGTGGAAAACGGCCTGGGACCACATCTCCTTCGAGGGCTTTCTCGACAACAGGATGACCATGCAGTTCACCTGGCAGGGCTGCGACTCCGCGCTGGCGGCTCCACTCGTGCTCGATCTGGCCCGACTGCTGGCGCGTGCGCACGAACGCGGCCACTCCGGACCCCTGTCCCAGCTCGGTTTCTTCTTCAAGGACCCGGTCGCCTCGGACGAGCACCGGCTGGTGGCGCAGTTCGAAACCCTCCGCACCTTCGTCCGGCGACTGCGGGAGGGACAGTGA
- a CDS encoding sugar phosphate isomerase/epimerase family protein: MHGFTNNGRRAFLRGAGAAALAMGASAVGARTAMAGAQWGRGPHVPPSKIGIQLYTLRDMMSESVVDTLSFLSEVGYSEVEFAGLYGHTPEQVRDLLRELRLRTPAGHEDIPTERDQLEQLLHRARTLGQRWVVLPWFSAEDLASYHRLAERLNWAGELARGYGLRIGYHNHAHEFRKLAGKRPYDVLLDETDRRLVDFEVDLYWVVKAGVDPLELFERAPRRFPLAHVKGMAPDGSFADLGEGVIDYERILAARARAGIRHFFVERDDQPHPRETAKEGYHYLRRLGC, encoded by the coding sequence ATGCACGGTTTCACGAACAACGGCAGGCGCGCCTTCCTCCGAGGCGCCGGCGCCGCCGCTCTGGCGATGGGAGCTTCGGCCGTGGGAGCGCGAACGGCCATGGCGGGAGCGCAGTGGGGACGCGGGCCGCACGTACCGCCGAGCAAGATCGGCATCCAGCTCTACACGCTGCGCGACATGATGAGCGAGTCCGTGGTCGACACGCTCTCCTTCCTGTCCGAGGTCGGCTACTCGGAGGTGGAGTTCGCCGGTCTGTACGGCCACACGCCGGAACAGGTGCGCGACCTGCTGCGGGAACTGCGCCTGCGGACCCCCGCCGGCCACGAGGACATCCCCACTGAGCGGGACCAGCTGGAGCAGCTCCTGCACCGGGCCAGAACCCTGGGACAGCGCTGGGTCGTGCTCCCCTGGTTCTCCGCCGAGGACCTGGCCTCCTACCACCGCCTCGCCGAGCGGCTGAACTGGGCGGGCGAGCTGGCACGCGGGTACGGTCTCCGGATCGGGTACCACAACCACGCCCACGAGTTCCGGAAGCTGGCGGGGAAACGTCCCTACGACGTGCTGCTGGACGAGACCGACCGGCGGCTGGTCGATTTCGAGGTGGACCTCTACTGGGTGGTCAAGGCGGGCGTGGACCCGCTGGAACTGTTCGAGCGCGCCCCACGCAGATTTCCGCTGGCACATGTCAAGGGAATGGCGCCGGACGGTTCGTTCGCCGACCTGGGCGAGGGAGTCATCGACTACGAACGCATTCTCGCGGCGCGGGCACGCGCCGGAATTCGTCACTTCTTCGTGGAACGTGACGACCAACCGCACCCGAGGGAAACCGCGAAGGAGGGATACCACTACCTTCGGCGTCTCGGATGCTGA
- a CDS encoding SCO3242 family prenyltransferase has protein sequence MRIRALLELVRAPAALSVPGDVAAGAVRRPSGRGTTAGLVLSSCCLYWAGMALNDYTDRLVDAVERPGRPIPSGRVPASSALALSISLTALATGIAALSGGKRTLVSSVPLAGTVWGYNLGLKNTPAGPATMAAARALDVLHGAGPSGPRGAAPAAAVIGAHTFAVSTVGRDEVTGAPRRVPATALAVTVTIVSTLLVRTGRMTGSGGSEPPPLPARGTTLAALAVYAGTVGTAQWRALHEPSPARLRKATGDGILGMIPLQAALIAAGGAPHRAVTVLSAYPVARRLFGRVSPT, from the coding sequence ATGCGGATCCGGGCACTGCTCGAACTCGTGCGCGCCCCCGCGGCGCTGTCCGTACCCGGCGATGTGGCGGCCGGGGCGGTGCGACGGCCCTCCGGCCGAGGCACCACGGCGGGGTTGGTGCTGTCCTCGTGCTGCCTGTACTGGGCGGGCATGGCACTCAACGACTACACCGACCGACTGGTCGACGCGGTGGAACGGCCGGGAAGGCCCATCCCGTCCGGTCGTGTTCCCGCGTCCTCCGCACTGGCCCTCTCGATCTCGCTGACCGCACTGGCCACGGGGATCGCCGCGCTTTCCGGCGGCAAGCGAACGCTGGTGAGCAGCGTCCCACTGGCGGGAACGGTCTGGGGCTACAACCTGGGCCTGAAGAACACCCCCGCCGGTCCCGCCACGATGGCGGCCGCGCGTGCCCTCGACGTGCTGCACGGCGCCGGCCCCTCTGGGCCCCGCGGCGCGGCACCGGCGGCCGCCGTGATCGGTGCGCACACCTTCGCCGTCAGCACGGTGGGACGTGACGAGGTCACCGGGGCTCCCCGACGGGTTCCCGCGACCGCGCTGGCGGTGACGGTCACGATCGTCTCGACACTTCTCGTACGCACCGGGCGGATGACCGGGTCCGGCGGTTCCGAACCGCCACCGCTGCCCGCGCGGGGTACGACGCTGGCGGCCCTGGCCGTCTACGCGGGCACGGTCGGCACCGCCCAGTGGCGGGCACTCCACGAGCCGAGCCCGGCACGGCTGCGCAAGGCCACCGGTGACGGGATCCTCGGGATGATCCCGCTGCAGGCGGCACTGATCGCGGCGGGAGGAGCCCCGCACCGCGCGGTCACCGTGCTGTCGGCTTATCCGGTCGCGCGACGACTCTTCGGACGGGTGTCCCCGACATGA
- a CDS encoding substrate-binding domain-containing protein, with product MSKWDSSATQRRRFLMGGAAVGAGALLTACTGSGSSGAEGANQLVGQNQGDNSEPGKTVTIGLSIPSDDHGWMGAIGENATAQAESFEDVNLEATEGTNDVNRQISQVKTLINKKVDVLAILPFNGESLTSVAEQAMRANIPVVNIDRVFASKLAYRTWIGGDNYGMGVNAANFIADRLEQQGVENPVIVEIAGIDNLELTRERSRGFSEALESRGLAVGMGQSAEFTPQSGRQVMGNVLQARNRIDAVWNHDDNQGVGVLAAIEQANRADEFFMVGGAGSKVMMEHIKAGDTPMAATVLYPPTMSASAINMARLIAQQRSVSGLVERAVPSEITLHSATVTKDNVDEYLRTAF from the coding sequence ATGTCGAAGTGGGACAGTTCAGCGACACAACGCCGCCGATTCCTGATGGGTGGAGCCGCCGTGGGAGCCGGGGCACTGCTCACCGCCTGCACCGGCAGCGGAAGCAGTGGAGCCGAGGGCGCCAACCAGCTCGTCGGTCAGAACCAGGGCGACAACTCCGAACCGGGCAAAACGGTCACCATCGGACTGTCCATCCCCTCCGACGACCACGGCTGGATGGGCGCCATCGGCGAGAACGCCACTGCCCAGGCGGAGAGCTTCGAAGACGTCAACCTGGAGGCCACCGAGGGCACCAACGACGTGAACCGGCAGATATCCCAGGTCAAGACACTGATCAACAAGAAGGTCGACGTACTGGCGATCCTGCCGTTCAACGGGGAGTCGCTGACCTCGGTGGCGGAGCAGGCGATGCGGGCGAACATACCGGTGGTCAACATCGACCGGGTCTTCGCCTCCAAGCTCGCCTACCGCACCTGGATCGGCGGGGACAACTACGGCATGGGGGTCAACGCCGCGAACTTCATCGCCGACCGGCTCGAACAGCAGGGCGTCGAGAACCCGGTGATCGTCGAGATCGCGGGGATCGACAACCTGGAACTGACACGCGAGCGCAGCAGAGGGTTCTCCGAGGCGCTCGAGTCGCGCGGGCTGGCGGTGGGGATGGGCCAGAGCGCCGAGTTCACCCCGCAGTCCGGCCGTCAGGTCATGGGCAACGTGCTGCAGGCCAGGAACAGGATCGACGCGGTCTGGAACCACGACGACAACCAGGGAGTCGGCGTGCTCGCCGCCATCGAGCAGGCAAACCGGGCGGACGAGTTCTTCATGGTGGGTGGCGCGGGCTCGAAGGTGATGATGGAACACATCAAGGCGGGCGACACCCCCATGGCCGCCACCGTGCTGTACCCACCGACCATGTCCGCCTCAGCCATCAACATGGCCAGGCTGATCGCTCAGCAGCGCAGCGTCTCCGGCCTGGTCGAACGTGCCGTGCCGAGCGAAATCACCCTGCACTCGGCGACCGTGACCAAGGACAACGTCGACGAGTACCTGCGAACGGCGTTCTGA
- a CDS encoding Gfo/Idh/MocA family protein codes for MTENDRLGVGMVGYSFMGAAHSQAWRTVGRIFDPRPQPVMSALCGRHAENTTTAAERLGWASVETDWEKLIERPDVELVDICTPGDSHPEIAIAALEAGKHVLCEKPLANSVAAASAMTEAADRASARGIRSMVGFNYRRVPALALARRMVADGRLGTIRHVRAQYLQDFIVDPESPMMWRLDRERAGSGALGDIGAHIVDLTRFVTGQEITGVSGMTETFVHERPLDDGSGAYGRVTVDDAAAFLARLDGGAMATFEATRFATGRKNAMRLELNGSAGSLAFDFESMNELLFHDRTEDAETAGFRRILATEPEHPYLHAWWPPGHGLGYEHTFTHQMRDLLEAIGTGDDPEPSFADGLAVQRVLAAVEHSSREHSVWTEVSRQHTS; via the coding sequence ATGACGGAAAACGACCGACTGGGCGTCGGGATGGTGGGGTACTCGTTCATGGGAGCGGCCCACTCACAGGCCTGGCGCACCGTCGGCCGGATCTTCGATCCACGCCCACAGCCCGTGATGTCCGCGCTGTGCGGACGTCACGCCGAGAACACGACGACCGCCGCCGAACGACTCGGCTGGGCCTCGGTCGAGACCGACTGGGAAAAACTGATCGAGCGCCCGGACGTGGAGCTGGTCGACATCTGCACCCCTGGTGACTCCCACCCCGAGATCGCGATCGCGGCGCTGGAGGCGGGCAAGCACGTGCTCTGCGAAAAACCCCTGGCGAACTCCGTGGCGGCGGCGAGCGCGATGACCGAAGCCGCCGACAGGGCGAGTGCGCGCGGGATACGCAGCATGGTGGGCTTCAACTACCGCCGGGTTCCCGCGCTGGCGCTGGCACGGCGGATGGTGGCCGACGGCAGGCTCGGCACGATCCGACACGTGCGCGCCCAGTACCTGCAGGACTTCATAGTCGATCCGGAGTCCCCCATGATGTGGCGACTGGACCGGGAACGCGCCGGATCGGGCGCTCTCGGCGACATCGGCGCCCACATAGTCGACCTGACGCGGTTCGTCACCGGTCAGGAGATCACGGGGGTGTCAGGGATGACGGAGACCTTCGTCCACGAGCGTCCACTCGACGACGGCAGCGGTGCCTACGGGCGGGTCACCGTCGACGACGCCGCGGCGTTCCTCGCCCGACTGGACGGAGGTGCGATGGCGACCTTCGAGGCCACCCGGTTCGCCACCGGACGCAAGAACGCCATGCGCCTGGAACTCAACGGATCCGCGGGCAGTCTGGCCTTCGACTTCGAGTCGATGAACGAGCTGCTGTTCCACGACCGCACCGAGGACGCGGAGACCGCGGGATTCCGCAGGATACTGGCCACCGAACCCGAGCACCCCTACCTGCACGCCTGGTGGCCCCCGGGGCACGGCCTCGGGTACGAGCACACCTTCACGCACCAGATGCGGGATCTGCTCGAAGCCATCGGTACCGGCGACGATCCCGAGCCCTCGTTCGCCGACGGTCTCGCGGTGCAACGCGTGCTGGCGGCGGTCGAGCACAGCTCACGCGAGCACAGCGTCTGGACGGAGGTATCCCGACAGCACACATCCTGA